The following are encoded together in the Lactuca sativa cultivar Salinas chromosome 1, Lsat_Salinas_v11, whole genome shotgun sequence genome:
- the LOC111886055 gene encoding uncharacterized protein LOC111886055 — translation MAQLNLLLLLKLSLIILVAVSCVSGKHFRAAKLGAKNRLMPTKVDPGSINDSQQYEVYNYTQTLDHFNFNPESYTTFQQRYVVDSKYWGGPTNSSPIFLYTGEETNIMGDVKFVGFVRVLASRFKGLVVYIEHRYYGTSMPFGSKDEAYKNASTLGYFTSEQALADYAQIIIDVKKNMSAENCPVIAIGASYGGMLASWFRMKYPHAAYGALAVSAPILYFMGLTPENGYASIVSTDWNSTSTTCYNTIRESWFEIDRVAAQPQGLSSLSQMFNTCMPLNTTQDLKYNLEGIYDVLAQYDNPKDNYLQTFCNATGEKTYILDKIMAGVRAIYGTICNDIYDMSFNKDFGWDWQSCTEMVMPMGQGENDTMFQANPFDLDEYTKECQQVFGVTPRPYWAPIEFGGYGIKTVLEKFASNIIFSNGLRDPYSSGGVLQNISDTVVAISTQEGHHCLDIATPDATDPDWLVEQRNTEINIIEGWLSKYTVPSAN, via the exons ATGGCTCAACTAAATCTTCTTTTACTCTTGAAGTTATCTTTAATTATATTAGTAGCAGTATCTTGCGTGTCTGGAAAACATTTCCGAGCAGCCAAGTTGGGCGCTAAAAATCGATTGATGCCCACAAAAGTTGATCCTGGAAGTATAAACGACTCACAACAATATGAGGTTTATAACTATACGCAAACATTGGATCATTTCAATTTTAATCCAGAGAGTTACACGACCTTTCAACAACGTTATGTCGTGGATAGTAAATATTGGGGTGGGCCCACTAACAGTTCCCCTATTTTTCTTTATACGGGTGAGGAGACTAACATCATGGGAGATGTAAAATTTGTCGGGTTTGTGCGTGTGCTTGCTTCTCGATTTAAAGGTCTTGTGGTCTATATTGAG CATCGTTATTATGGGACTTCCATGCCATTTGGATCGAAAGATGAAGCATATAAAAATGCTAGCACTCTTGGATACTTTACTTCGGAGCAAGCTTTAGCTGATTACGCTCAAATAATCATCGATGTTAAAAAAAACATGTCAGCAGAAAATTGTCCAGTCATAGCTATTGGAGCATCATATGGTGGAA TGCTTGCTTCATGGTTTCGCATGAAATATCCACACGCTGCTTATGGAGCATTGGCGGTTTCAGCTCCAATCCTCTATTTTATGGGCCTCACTCCTGAAAACGGTTATGCTTCTATCGTTTCAACAGATTGGAAT AGTACAAGCACCACTTGCTACAACACCATAAGAGAATCATGGTTCGAAATTGATCGAGTTGCTGCACAACCCCAAGGCCTTTCAAGCCTCTCGCAAATGTTCAACACTTGCAT GCCGTTGAACACAACACAGGATCTAAAATACAACTTGGAGGGTATATATGACGTTCTTGCTCAGTATGATAACCCTAAGGATAACTATTTACAAACTTTTTGTAATGCAACTGGAGAAAAGACTTACATTCTCGACAAAATCATGGCCGGAGTTCGTGCAATATATGGAACAATTTGCAATGACATATATGATATGAGCTTCAACAAAGATTTTGGATGGGATTGGCAG tcATGTACAGAAATGGTAATGCCAATGGGACAAGGAGAAAACGATACGATGTTCCAAGCGAATCCTTTTGATTTGGATGAATACACCAAGGAATGCCAACAAGTCTTTGGTGTCACACCAAGACCTTATTGGGCACCTATAGAATTCGGAGGTTAT GGTATAAAAACTGTGCTTGAAAAGTTCGCAAGCAACATTATCTTCTCCAATGGTTTAAGAGATCCATATAGTTCTGGAGG CGTTCTTCAAAACATATCAGACACGGTTGTCGCAATATCTACACAAGAAG GACACCATTGCTTGGACATAGCAACTCCAGATGCTACGGATCCGGACTGGCTGGTTGAACAGAGGAACACTGAGATCAACATAATTGAAGGATGGCTCTCAAAGTATACTGTCCCTAGTGCTAATTAG